The DNA segment CGACGAGCGCGAGGCCCGCGCCGCCCGCGATCACCGGCGCGGACCACTGGCCGTGCGGGGTCCTGGCCTCCCGGTCGGCCGCCCATCCGCACTCCGCGAGGTCGGCGCGCAGGGCCTCGACGGCCAGGTCGAGGTACTTCTGCTCGCCGGTGTGCTCGAAGAGGCGGACCAGGAAGAGCGCCTGCCCGGAACCGCCGTGCAGCAGGCCGGGCCGGCGCCGGCCGCTGCTCGCCGCGCCCGTCATCCGCTCGGCGAGGCGTACGGCCTCCTCGACGCGCACGGGATCGCCGTGCCGCCCGGCGAAGTGCAGCAGGGCGAGCCCGATCCCGGAGCGGCCGCTGAAGAGGCTGTCGTCGACGTCGTCCGCGGCCCAGCGGGACCGGGCCCGCTCCAGGACCTCCTCGGCGGGTGCGGCCGCGCCGAGCGCGTCGAGCGCGAAGGCGATCCCGCACAGGCCGTCGTAGAAGCCCGGCTCGTCCACGCGGGCGGTCGCGGAGACCAGCCAGTCGAGGTGCTCGTCCGGCACCTCGGCGCCGGCCCGCGCCAGGGCCCAGGCCACGCCCGCGGCCCCGTACGCGAAGTTCACGCCGCCGCCGCTGCCGTGGAACTGCGCGATGTCCCCGGGGTAGAGCCGGTCGGTGCGGCCGGGTGTCGCGGCGGCCAGAATCCCGTCCGCGAGGCGGCGCCGCAGCTCGGGCCAGGACGCGGCGTCCGGACCGGCCGCGGGCCACACGGGCGCGGGGGTCCCGGCCGGCGAGGGCGGCGCCGCCTCCGGGAGGGTGTCCCCGGCGGGCGCCGGCGGGGCCAGGTCCGTGCGGACCCGCTCGGCGAAGTCCTCCGGTACGGGGAAGTGCCGGGCGATCAGCGCGAGGAACTCCTCCGTCTTCCGCTCCGACCAGGGCAGCACCTGGGTGAGCGGCAGGAACACCCCGAGCCGCAGGCACCCCATCGCATACCGGTCCACGTCCGTGCCCGTGTACCCGGCCGGGGCCTGGTAGCCGGGCGCGGCCATCGCCTGCGAGGCGCCGGCCACCGCCTCGCTGCTCGCCTCCAGGTCGATGAAGACCACGCTGCCGTCGGGCCGCAGGAGCACGTTGTTGGGGTGCAGGTCGCCGAAGACGACGCCCCGGTCGTGCAGGTGGCCCATCTCGCGCTCGATCGCGGCGAGGGTGTCCAGCGCCCACGCGGTGTACGCGGCGAAGGCCCCGTCCGTGGCCGGCCCGTTGCCCAGGAGCGGGTTGCGCTCCTGCATCTCCTGGCCCAGCGCCTTGCCCTCGACGTACTCGCGGGCCAGGTAGTAGTGCTCGTTGCCCTTGCGGAACTCGGCGTGCGCGGGCATGCAGTCGAGCCCGGCGAGTCTGCGCAGCGCCCAGTACTCGTTGCGCAGGCGGGCCACGGCGTCGGTGCCCTCGGCGTCGAGGCCGGCGAGCGGGCGGGCCTCCTTCAGCAGGACGGTCGAGCCGTCGCGCGCGTCGGTCGCGAGGTAGACGCCGCCGCCGTTGGAGAAGTGCAGCGCCTTGGTCGGGCGGTACGGGAAGCCGGTGAGCGCCCCGCTGTTGCGCTCCTCCAGCGCCTCCTTCACCCGTTCCGGCAGGGTGACCCAGGGCGGCGGCCGGAAGCCCGGACCGCGTACGTCGGGCACCCAGTTGCCCTCCGGGTCCTTGATGCAGTGGACCAGCTCCCCGGACTCGGTGCGCACGAGATGGGCGACGAAACCGCCGTAGCGCAGGTAGAGGGGGCCCTGCCGCCAGCGCAGGTCGCTCAGGATGTACGGGCCCGACTCGCCGACGAGCAGCGGGTCCAGGGCGTCCAGGACGTTCCCGAGCATGTCCTCGTCCAGCGGGTAGAGCGTCACGAACTTCCCGCTGCTGCCCCGGTCGCCGTACTTGCTGTTGCGCCGCGCCAGCACGGCCCGGCTGCGGATGAACTTGAAGTACACGCCGTGGTCGAGGCAGTAGTCGCGTACCAGGCGGCTGATCCGCCCGGCGTTCTCCTGCGTCGCCGTGATGTGGATCTTCCAGCCCTGCTCGGGGAGTTCGACACCCGGCGGGCGGAAGACCACCCAGTCCTCGTTGGTGGCCCGCGTCCAGCCCTCCGGCAGCGGGGCGCGCGCGGCGGGGAAGTCCTCCTCGGCGGAACCGGGCGGCTGTATGTCGTAGAAGACCTCGCCGGGCCGGCAGAAGGTCAGATACCGGAAGTCCATCAGGGTCTCCTAGCAAGCCTGTGGCAGAGAGTGCGAACCGGCGGGTGCCGTGCTACCAGCGGAAGGCGGGCAGCACGTACTTGACGTACAGCCACTTCCCGGCGGGCATGCTGCCCGCGTCCACGACCGCTCCGCCGATCCGGGCGTCGGGGGCCTTCGTGAGCTCCAG comes from the Streptomyces sp. NBC_00525 genome and includes:
- the lanKC gene encoding class III lanthionine synthetase LanKC; the encoded protein is MDFRYLTFCRPGEVFYDIQPPGSAEEDFPAARAPLPEGWTRATNEDWVVFRPPGVELPEQGWKIHITATQENAGRISRLVRDYCLDHGVYFKFIRSRAVLARRNSKYGDRGSSGKFVTLYPLDEDMLGNVLDALDPLLVGESGPYILSDLRWRQGPLYLRYGGFVAHLVRTESGELVHCIKDPEGNWVPDVRGPGFRPPPWVTLPERVKEALEERNSGALTGFPYRPTKALHFSNGGGVYLATDARDGSTVLLKEARPLAGLDAEGTDAVARLRNEYWALRRLAGLDCMPAHAEFRKGNEHYYLAREYVEGKALGQEMQERNPLLGNGPATDGAFAAYTAWALDTLAAIEREMGHLHDRGVVFGDLHPNNVLLRPDGSVVFIDLEASSEAVAGASQAMAAPGYQAPAGYTGTDVDRYAMGCLRLGVFLPLTQVLPWSERKTEEFLALIARHFPVPEDFAERVRTDLAPPAPAGDTLPEAAPPSPAGTPAPVWPAAGPDAASWPELRRRLADGILAAATPGRTDRLYPGDIAQFHGSGGGVNFAYGAAGVAWALARAGAEVPDEHLDWLVSATARVDEPGFYDGLCGIAFALDALGAAAPAEEVLERARSRWAADDVDDSLFSGRSGIGLALLHFAGRHGDPVRVEEAVRLAERMTGAASSGRRRPGLLHGGSGQALFLVRLFEHTGEQKYLDLAVEALRADLAECGWAADREARTPHGQWSAPVIAGGAGLALVADRVLAHAPDPELDLFREVSRERLAIPFFGHAGLFTGRAGALLAQHALAGARPGDASAHLAGLGLHAVPYGESPAFLGDQCLRLSTDLATGAAGVLLAVETVLTGAGGGLPFLAGAHEVSPA